The following coding sequences lie in one Vibrio splendidus genomic window:
- a CDS encoding ADP-ribosyltransferase: protein MNIRFLLLLCCLSFASFSQPFDSLKQPGRSPEEITKLAQDFKDWSNASNGWRHTLMTSAEKEAIEDFSVSGYLIANDYLRAAETSTWGVAGVDARQYIRTVKSALNKLPKYKGTAYRGSWVKQSLLNRVEVGDILIEPAFTSTTTIPEVARRFTAAPPSSPGQLKRVVFEVKVSKGGHTIAGLSEYSNEAEVLFAPNAHFRITEIERTSGSTYIGVERISSSSMKSEGTYNLFSGEEVEMPFWHSLICK from the coding sequence ATGAATATTCGTTTTTTATTACTTCTCTGTTGTTTGAGTTTTGCTAGCTTCTCTCAGCCCTTTGATTCGCTAAAGCAACCGGGGCGCTCGCCAGAAGAAATTACGAAACTGGCACAAGACTTCAAAGACTGGTCAAACGCTTCAAATGGCTGGCGTCATACCCTAATGACATCCGCGGAGAAAGAAGCCATAGAGGACTTTTCCGTTTCTGGTTACCTGATCGCCAATGACTATCTACGAGCTGCAGAAACGTCGACTTGGGGAGTGGCAGGCGTCGATGCTCGACAATATATCCGCACGGTCAAATCTGCGCTCAATAAGCTACCGAAATACAAAGGTACCGCCTACCGAGGTAGCTGGGTAAAACAATCGCTACTCAATCGAGTCGAAGTCGGAGATATCTTGATCGAGCCTGCTTTTACTTCGACGACAACCATTCCGGAGGTAGCACGACGTTTTACGGCTGCGCCACCAAGCTCACCAGGCCAATTAAAAAGAGTCGTCTTTGAGGTCAAGGTCAGTAAAGGGGGGCACACCATAGCTGGGCTTTCGGAATACAGTAACGAGGCAGAGGTTTTGTTTGCTCCCAACGCCCACTTTCGAATTACGGAGATAGAACGAACTTCGGGCTCCACCTATATCGGAGTTGAAAGAATCAGTTCTTCCTCTATGAAAAGTGAAGGTACGTACAACCTCTTTTCAGGTGAAGAAGTAGAGATGCCATTTTGGCATTCTCTCATTTGCAAATAA
- a CDS encoding ATP-binding protein — protein MVNKNRYWLFLFACLLIGLVQVTTKSGISQWKLEQAQRYAEQRFLGYIAEARRTLKRFYYLPYLVTNDETSVRFIDGDIRLQKHIKKQLIQLDKAANTKGWYLLSANGDLLVSSVERNKLSKKSASTIVSKIHQQGGAISLVTKNKGVTPDYFIAAPVYRASDVVGIVAVQIDLSLLIDQWFADGEAILFQNPRDQFFLSSDHRLNADWFNENFTSQPLATKRELYDQTHIRVWRLKDKDYLIQSIKLDDLNWRLTYLTPLTSLNQTTSWISWSVAVGCLFILLLLVILYQRRQKKLSNLRIQKLIEESEKRLSGMINKTHVGLVLIDKHGHIHDINLMAKNYFSLSDSMISNIKAWQLFEAGNPNSTTLQLLQNLEQHQELAEITSVETMARRSDGSYFPVLFSISAFPWHATTYYLCTVIDISKRKKAEIAVQNANKTLQLRVEERTQDLKDAQQELVESSKLAALGRMSSAITHELNQPLTGLKTLLSSNQLLMERGETKMLKANMDLVMSLIDRMANMTSQLKSFAFKRLEKPYPVSLTEALQETLRIHQAELDNVDIRIRVASNISMVMGEEARLRQVLGNLIRNAVDATQNQTPATIVISAHTDQQRVIIKVQDNGCGVSEDQLETIFEPFHTNKKMGEGLGLGLAITANNVRDMQGTLIAKNNPDQGMTFTLTLQNIDSENK, from the coding sequence ATGGTTAACAAAAATCGATATTGGTTGTTCCTGTTTGCCTGTTTATTGATTGGTTTAGTTCAGGTAACCACCAAAAGTGGCATAAGCCAATGGAAGCTAGAACAAGCTCAGCGTTACGCAGAACAGCGCTTCCTTGGATACATTGCCGAAGCAAGACGAACGCTCAAACGTTTTTACTATTTGCCTTATCTCGTGACGAACGATGAAACCAGCGTGCGTTTTATTGATGGTGACATTCGCCTCCAAAAACACATTAAAAAACAGCTGATTCAGTTAGACAAAGCGGCTAACACCAAAGGATGGTATCTACTTTCCGCAAACGGTGATTTGCTTGTTTCTAGCGTAGAAAGGAACAAACTCAGTAAAAAAAGCGCCAGCACTATTGTGTCCAAGATCCACCAGCAAGGCGGTGCGATCTCCCTAGTAACCAAAAATAAAGGCGTCACACCCGATTATTTTATTGCTGCACCCGTTTATCGAGCATCCGATGTGGTAGGCATTGTTGCAGTACAAATTGATTTATCATTACTGATCGACCAATGGTTTGCCGATGGTGAAGCCATCTTGTTTCAAAACCCTCGCGATCAGTTTTTTCTATCGAGTGATCACCGATTGAATGCAGATTGGTTCAATGAAAATTTCACTTCACAACCGCTCGCTACAAAGCGTGAGCTATATGACCAAACCCACATTCGAGTATGGCGACTGAAAGATAAAGATTACCTTATTCAATCCATAAAGTTAGACGACCTCAATTGGCGCTTAACCTACCTAACGCCGTTAACCAGCCTAAACCAAACCACAAGTTGGATAAGTTGGAGCGTCGCGGTAGGTTGTCTGTTCATTCTGTTATTGCTGGTTATTCTTTATCAAAGACGTCAGAAAAAGCTCAGCAATTTACGAATACAAAAACTCATCGAAGAGTCGGAAAAGCGTCTGTCTGGGATGATCAATAAAACGCACGTTGGGCTAGTGCTGATCGACAAACATGGTCATATCCATGATATTAACCTCATGGCCAAGAACTACTTCTCACTATCCGATTCAATGATCAGTAACATCAAAGCTTGGCAGTTATTTGAGGCAGGCAATCCAAATTCAACCACCTTGCAATTGCTTCAGAACCTAGAGCAACACCAAGAACTGGCCGAAATAACCAGCGTCGAAACCATGGCAAGGCGCAGCGATGGTAGCTACTTTCCGGTACTGTTCTCTATAAGTGCCTTTCCTTGGCATGCGACCACTTATTATCTGTGTACCGTGATCGATATTAGTAAGCGCAAAAAAGCAGAAATTGCAGTGCAAAACGCTAATAAAACGCTTCAACTACGTGTAGAAGAGCGAACACAAGACCTCAAAGACGCACAACAAGAACTGGTTGAATCAAGCAAACTTGCCGCACTAGGGCGGATGTCGAGTGCGATCACTCATGAGCTTAATCAACCGCTTACTGGTCTAAAAACCCTGCTTTCAAGTAATCAACTACTGATGGAAAGAGGCGAGACCAAGATGTTGAAAGCGAACATGGACTTAGTGATGAGCCTCATCGACAGAATGGCCAACATGACCAGTCAATTGAAGTCGTTCGCCTTTAAAAGACTTGAGAAGCCCTATCCAGTTTCACTCACCGAAGCACTGCAAGAAACCCTACGAATTCATCAAGCCGAATTAGACAACGTCGATATTCGCATACGTGTCGCCTCTAATATTTCGATGGTAATGGGAGAAGAGGCGCGACTTCGTCAAGTGCTTGGCAACCTAATCAGAAATGCCGTAGATGCGACTCAAAATCAAACACCCGCGACCATTGTTATCAGCGCACATACCGATCAACAACGTGTGATCATCAAGGTGCAAGATAATGGCTGTGGCGTGTCAGAAGACCAACTCGAAACCATTTTTGAACCCTTCCATACCAACAAAAAAATGGGCGAAGGTTTGGGTCTCGGCTTGGCCATCACAGCAAACAATGTGCGGGATATGCAAGGCACCTTGATAGCAAAAAATAACCCAGACCAAGGTATGACATTCACGTTAACACTGCAGAATATTGATAGTGAGAATAAGTAG
- a CDS encoding methyl-accepting chemotaxis protein yields MSNKLKNIISFTGLTVILIMTTSLLNWKNFKKSSTVSNRKPLGYKFNAPIEAALAGVQGLGFTILADEVRHLANRTQQITTKLKEVITSLQHEACNSITTIEDMKAQITTATVEQTLVAGEINQSLADIHHKAHASGEHVQTKQLKPVFI; encoded by the coding sequence ATGAGTAATAAACTAAAAAACATTATTTCTTTTACGGGATTAACTGTCATTTTAATCATGACGACGAGCTTATTGAATTGGAAGAATTTCAAAAAATCGTCAACCGTAAGTAATAGAAAACCGTTGGGGTACAAATTTAATGCCCCCATCGAAGCTGCACTCGCTGGTGTTCAAGGACTTGGCTTTACCATCTTAGCCGATGAGGTTCGCCATCTCGCTAACCGTACTCAACAAATTACCACCAAACTTAAAGAAGTTATCACCTCACTTCAACACGAGGCCTGCAACTCAATCACCACTATTGAAGATATGAAGGCTCAAATAACCACCGCGACGGTAGAGCAAACGCTTGTCGCTGGAGAGATTAATCAGAGTCTTGCGGACATCCATCACAAGGCTCACGCAAGCGGTGAGCACGTTCAAACTAAACAGTTAAAACCAGTGTTCATTTAA
- a CDS encoding sigma-54-dependent transcriptional regulator yields the protein MQRIALIEDDAIVRQATSQWLQLAGFDVTAFEVGQDALDAVVEGDFQTIISDVRLPDIDGVELLSRFKGLVPEVPVILITGHGDVDMAVKALQQGAYDFIEKPFDPERLSQTVSEAVDKHQSGQDRINRQSYLDNLKGIEQVLIGRSRVMCALREQIQKVASIDTNVIIYGETGCGKELVASCLHKFSQRKPHPFVPLNCGAIPENLFESELFGHEAGAFTGAAKRRIGKLEFADKGTVFLDEIESMPLSMQVKVLRTLQDNVVERVGGNQQQHVDLRIVSASKCDLLNHPDFRQDLFYRLNVAQLHLPPLSEREDDALILFEHFTQEANSETRAASEADRYALLSYAWPGNVRELRNVAIRFALDESLTVGDILACRPNSVTESTTAGIPLAVQVQSFERKVIHDALVRYQGRINDVMQDLDLPRRTLNQKMVRYGLNRSDYVDSQ from the coding sequence ATGCAACGTATTGCTTTGATTGAAGATGACGCAATTGTGCGTCAAGCAACCAGCCAATGGTTGCAGTTGGCTGGCTTCGATGTCACCGCATTTGAGGTTGGACAAGACGCGTTAGATGCGGTCGTGGAAGGTGATTTTCAGACCATCATTAGCGATGTGCGCTTACCTGATATTGATGGTGTTGAACTGTTAAGTCGCTTTAAAGGTTTGGTGCCAGAAGTACCTGTTATCTTGATCACCGGACATGGTGATGTCGATATGGCCGTTAAGGCATTACAGCAAGGCGCGTATGATTTTATAGAAAAGCCGTTCGATCCAGAGCGTTTGTCTCAAACGGTATCGGAAGCGGTAGATAAACATCAAAGTGGTCAAGATAGGATAAATCGTCAAAGCTATTTGGATAACCTGAAGGGCATTGAACAAGTTCTGATTGGCCGCAGCAGAGTGATGTGTGCATTACGAGAACAAATACAAAAAGTCGCTTCAATTGATACCAATGTGATCATTTATGGTGAAACTGGCTGTGGGAAAGAGCTCGTTGCCTCTTGTTTACATAAATTTAGCCAGCGTAAACCTCATCCTTTTGTGCCACTAAACTGTGGTGCGATTCCAGAGAATTTATTTGAAAGCGAGCTGTTTGGTCATGAAGCCGGGGCATTTACTGGTGCTGCTAAACGACGCATTGGTAAGCTTGAATTTGCCGACAAAGGTACGGTCTTTCTTGACGAAATAGAAAGTATGCCGTTGTCGATGCAAGTCAAAGTGCTACGTACTTTACAAGACAATGTTGTTGAGCGTGTCGGTGGTAATCAACAGCAACATGTTGATTTAAGAATAGTTTCAGCTTCGAAATGCGACCTTTTAAATCATCCGGACTTTCGCCAAGATCTTTTCTATCGTTTGAACGTTGCTCAACTGCATTTACCTCCCCTTAGTGAACGAGAAGACGATGCTCTTATCCTTTTTGAACACTTCACTCAAGAAGCGAACAGCGAAACCCGAGCGGCCAGTGAAGCCGATCGCTATGCCTTGTTGTCGTATGCATGGCCGGGCAATGTGCGTGAACTGCGTAATGTTGCGATTCGTTTTGCGCTGGATGAAAGCCTGACCGTTGGTGATATTTTGGCGTGTCGTCCTAATTCTGTCACAGAGTCCACAACGGCAGGCATCCCGTTGGCGGTTCAAGTGCAGAGCTTTGAACGGAAAGTGATTCATGATGCGCTAGTGCGTTATCAGGGACGCATCAATGATGTTATGCAAGACTTGGATTTACCTCGTCGAACATTGAACCAAAAGATGGTGCGTTATGGGTTGAATCGAAGTGACTACGTCGATTCTCAATGA
- a CDS encoding TAXI family TRAP transporter solute-binding subunit yields MKYNKLVKTLAIAMASLGLISNASAEEDRSYILATASTGGTYYPVGVALATLSKVKLAPKQHFSLAAISSAGSGENVKLLNENEAQFAILQGLYGAWAWQGLGPYEKSGRQTQLRSVSMLWQNVEHFIVRSDLAKTGTVSDLENLNGKKFSIGKKNSGTENSGRQIMQGLSVDPEQFKLAFMGYGGSASALQNGTIDGMNTPAGVPVGAVTQAFAALGEDIQILSFTDAQIKQANGDYNIWTKYEIPANTYPGVDKPITTIAQPNFLAVREDISEEDVYQLTKAIYENLPFLQGIHKATKAMALEKGIAGLPVPLHPGAARYYKEVGIEIPSELIVD; encoded by the coding sequence ATGAAATACAACAAGCTAGTTAAAACTTTAGCGATAGCAATGGCTTCTCTTGGCCTTATCAGTAATGCGTCAGCTGAAGAAGATCGCAGCTATATTTTAGCGACGGCCTCAACGGGTGGTACTTACTATCCGGTAGGTGTGGCCTTAGCGACATTGAGTAAAGTTAAGCTTGCGCCTAAGCAGCACTTTTCTTTAGCGGCTATCAGCTCTGCGGGCTCGGGTGAGAACGTAAAGTTGTTGAACGAGAACGAAGCTCAGTTCGCCATTCTACAAGGTTTGTATGGTGCTTGGGCTTGGCAGGGTTTGGGGCCATATGAGAAATCTGGCAGACAAACTCAACTGCGTTCAGTTTCCATGTTATGGCAAAACGTTGAACACTTTATTGTGCGTTCAGATCTAGCAAAAACAGGTACGGTAAGCGATCTAGAGAACCTAAACGGTAAGAAATTCTCTATCGGTAAGAAGAACTCTGGGACTGAAAACTCAGGTCGTCAAATCATGCAAGGCCTATCCGTGGACCCAGAACAATTTAAACTCGCCTTTATGGGTTACGGTGGCAGTGCGAGCGCATTACAAAATGGCACAATTGACGGTATGAACACGCCTGCTGGTGTTCCTGTTGGTGCGGTGACGCAAGCCTTTGCAGCACTGGGTGAAGATATTCAAATCTTGTCGTTTACCGATGCACAAATCAAACAAGCGAATGGTGATTATAATATCTGGACCAAGTATGAGATCCCAGCAAACACTTATCCAGGTGTCGATAAACCAATTACTACGATTGCCCAACCTAACTTCCTAGCGGTTCGTGAAGACATTTCTGAAGAAGATGTGTATCAACTGACCAAAGCTATCTATGAAAACCTACCTTTCCTACAAGGTATCCACAAAGCAACCAAAGCAATGGCACTTGAGAAAGGGATCGCAGGCCTTCCTGTTCCGCTTCACCCTGGTGCTGCTCGTTACTATAAAGAAGTGGGTATAGAAATCCCTTCTGAGTTGATCGTCGACTAA
- the lhgO gene encoding L-2-hydroxyglutarate oxidase, whose protein sequence is MNSTYDYIIVGGGIVGVSTAWQLQQAHPDKSILLVEKERGFAQHQTGHNSGVIHAGVYYAPGSLKADFCRRGVERTIAFCSQHDIPVENCGKLLVATNEQEVERMNALYQRCHDNDIDVDLLDQAQLKLAEPNITGLGAIYVKTTSIVDYKKVTEVMAQEFVETGGKLSLGTEVIMADEQEDEVQLTCKVDGQTLQLNSRFLITCSGLMADRMTSMLGIETDFQIVPYRGEYYQLDAKHNQVVNHLIYPIPDPELPFLGVHLTRMIDGSVTVGPNAVQGWKREGYGKLNFSFKDTWQMLSFSGFWKVTANNLKTGLIELKNSWWKPGYLKLVNKYCPSITVSDFKPYPAGIRAQAVLKDGTLVHDFLFAESPRSLHVCNAPSPAATSAMPIGEYICGKVMRKIAS, encoded by the coding sequence ATGAACTCAACATACGACTATATTATCGTTGGTGGTGGCATTGTTGGTGTGTCGACGGCATGGCAATTACAGCAAGCTCACCCTGATAAAAGTATCCTTTTAGTCGAAAAGGAGCGTGGCTTCGCGCAGCACCAAACTGGCCATAACAGTGGTGTGATTCACGCTGGCGTTTACTATGCTCCAGGCAGTTTAAAGGCGGATTTCTGTAGGCGTGGCGTCGAGCGAACTATCGCCTTTTGCAGCCAACACGATATCCCTGTCGAAAACTGCGGTAAGTTGTTGGTCGCAACCAATGAGCAGGAAGTCGAGCGCATGAATGCGCTCTATCAACGTTGTCATGATAACGACATTGATGTCGATTTGTTGGACCAAGCGCAACTGAAACTTGCCGAGCCTAACATCACGGGCTTGGGCGCGATTTATGTCAAAACCACCAGTATCGTCGACTACAAAAAAGTGACCGAAGTAATGGCTCAAGAGTTTGTTGAGACGGGTGGCAAGCTCAGTCTAGGCACAGAAGTGATCATGGCGGATGAGCAAGAAGATGAAGTGCAGTTAACGTGCAAAGTAGATGGTCAAACTCTACAACTGAACAGTCGATTCTTGATCACGTGTTCTGGTTTGATGGCCGACAGAATGACCAGCATGCTTGGCATTGAAACCGACTTTCAAATCGTCCCTTATCGTGGTGAGTATTATCAGTTGGACGCGAAACACAACCAGGTGGTGAATCACCTTATCTATCCGATCCCTGACCCAGAACTGCCTTTCTTGGGCGTGCACTTAACACGTATGATCGATGGCTCGGTAACGGTAGGGCCAAATGCAGTTCAAGGTTGGAAGCGAGAAGGTTATGGCAAGCTGAACTTTAGTTTTAAGGACACTTGGCAGATGCTGAGCTTTTCGGGCTTTTGGAAAGTGACTGCGAATAATCTGAAAACCGGTTTGATCGAGCTTAAGAACTCGTGGTGGAAGCCGGGCTATCTAAAATTGGTCAACAAATATTGCCCGAGCATTACGGTGTCAGATTTCAAACCTTACCCAGCAGGCATACGCGCTCAAGCGGTGCTCAAAGATGGCACCTTGGTTCATGATTTCCTGTTTGCCGAAAGCCCAAGAAGCCTGCATGTGTGTAATGCGCCATCGCCAGCAGCGACCTCTGCAATGCCGATTGGTGAATACATTTGTGGCAAGGTGATGCGTAAAATCGCCAGTTAA
- a CDS encoding TRAP transporter permease, whose product MSDSLQQELKKFELPTRTDFPWVGKAITTMGVILSLLHIWFNTLSTLPELWISATHFAGFAIICALWYPAHVSLKKSKIALAIDIGIALAALACLIYIPFAEDALYDRGVKFIASDWFFSILAIAIVIELIRRTMGWFIPVLILVCLSYVVLWGQWTSGIFHFPGLSLETLLYRSFYSSEGMFGSISRISWTFVFMFILFGAFLVRSGVGDYIIDVSRAAAGKVIGGPGFIAVIGSGLMGSVSGSSVANTVSTGVISIPLMQKAGFPSRFAAGVEAAASTGGQLMPPVMGAGAFIMASYTQIPYVDIIAVSFVPALIYFLSVAFFVRIEAKRSGVQKVTSGCEPLLKVLLSGWHNLIPLAVLVTLLVQGFTPTYAAGISILSVVVASWFSKNHKMGPKAIIEALSQGAKNMATTAVLLVGIGLVVNVISTTGIGNTFSLMINSWANGELLVMIALIALASLILGMGLPVTAAYIVLGTLSAPALYKLIAESQLLDLLVSGQLPEQAKAIFMLAAPDKLDLLNAPMALETAKEMIALVPADFVETLLEQSLGLEAISLALLSAHLIIFWLSQDSNVTPPVCLTAFAAATIAKTPPMRTGLMAWKIAKGLYLVPLLIAYTNLVSWDVASVLVTGGFAVIGTYAFIAAIEGYLESEVNIITRVVLVAIGVALVWPDVSVVIRLVCVAIFVGIFIYSGRKYDANQVKKESESEEKKLPQTGSNTVASSL is encoded by the coding sequence ATGAGCGATTCGCTGCAGCAGGAACTGAAAAAATTCGAATTGCCTACCCGAACAGATTTCCCTTGGGTAGGCAAAGCAATAACGACAATGGGAGTGATACTCTCCCTCCTACATATTTGGTTTAATACCTTATCTACCTTGCCAGAGCTTTGGATTTCGGCGACGCATTTCGCTGGTTTCGCAATCATTTGCGCACTTTGGTATCCCGCCCATGTATCGCTTAAAAAAAGCAAAATAGCATTAGCTATCGATATTGGGATTGCCTTGGCTGCTTTAGCTTGCCTTATCTACATTCCCTTTGCCGAAGATGCGTTGTATGACCGAGGCGTAAAATTTATCGCCAGTGATTGGTTTTTCTCTATCTTGGCGATTGCCATCGTCATTGAGCTGATTAGACGCACTATGGGCTGGTTCATTCCAGTGCTTATCTTAGTGTGTTTAAGTTATGTAGTGCTTTGGGGACAATGGACCAGCGGTATTTTTCATTTTCCGGGTTTAAGCCTAGAGACGTTACTTTATCGAAGCTTTTATTCATCAGAAGGGATGTTTGGTTCGATCTCAAGAATCAGTTGGACCTTCGTGTTCATGTTCATCCTATTTGGCGCATTTTTAGTTCGATCTGGTGTCGGCGACTACATTATTGATGTATCCCGTGCCGCGGCGGGTAAAGTGATTGGTGGCCCTGGTTTCATTGCCGTTATTGGCTCCGGCTTGATGGGCTCTGTCTCCGGGTCGAGCGTAGCAAACACAGTATCGACGGGCGTGATCAGTATTCCCTTGATGCAAAAGGCAGGTTTCCCTTCGCGTTTCGCGGCAGGTGTTGAAGCGGCTGCATCCACTGGCGGGCAGTTGATGCCACCTGTGATGGGTGCGGGCGCGTTCATCATGGCCTCTTACACGCAGATCCCTTATGTCGATATTATTGCGGTTTCCTTTGTTCCTGCGCTTATCTACTTTTTGTCAGTGGCCTTTTTCGTGCGTATTGAAGCGAAGCGTAGTGGTGTACAAAAGGTGACCTCTGGCTGTGAACCTTTGTTAAAGGTATTGCTATCGGGCTGGCACAACCTGATCCCATTGGCCGTGTTAGTGACTTTGCTCGTTCAAGGCTTTACGCCGACTTACGCTGCGGGTATTTCGATTCTTTCTGTGGTGGTGGCATCATGGTTCTCTAAAAATCACAAAATGGGACCGAAAGCGATCATTGAAGCTTTGTCTCAAGGCGCAAAAAACATGGCGACAACGGCTGTGTTACTAGTTGGTATTGGTCTAGTTGTTAATGTCATTAGCACTACGGGAATTGGTAACACCTTCTCTTTGATGATCAACAGCTGGGCGAATGGCGAGTTACTGGTGATGATTGCGTTGATCGCACTGGCGTCTTTGATTCTGGGTATGGGGTTACCAGTAACGGCGGCTTATATTGTGTTGGGAACATTGTCTGCTCCTGCCTTGTATAAATTGATTGCTGAAAGTCAACTGCTCGACTTGTTGGTGTCAGGGCAGCTTCCTGAGCAAGCTAAAGCCATCTTTATGTTGGCTGCGCCAGATAAGCTTGATCTATTGAACGCACCGATGGCGTTGGAAACGGCGAAAGAGATGATTGCGTTAGTTCCTGCTGATTTTGTGGAAACTCTGCTTGAACAGAGCCTTGGCTTAGAAGCTATCAGCCTTGCACTGCTTTCGGCTCACTTAATTATTTTCTGGTTATCGCAAGACAGCAACGTGACTCCGCCTGTTTGTTTAACTGCATTTGCGGCTGCAACCATTGCTAAAACACCCCCGATGAGAACGGGCTTAATGGCATGGAAGATCGCCAAAGGCTTGTATTTAGTACCATTGTTGATTGCCTACACTAACTTGGTAAGTTGGGATGTGGCCTCCGTGTTAGTCACGGGTGGCTTTGCTGTTATTGGTACTTACGCGTTTATCGCGGCGATTGAAGGTTATTTAGAGAGCGAAGTTAATATTATTACTCGAGTAGTGTTGGTTGCGATAGGTGTAGCTCTAGTATGGCCTGATGTTTCAGTCGTGATCCGTTTGGTATGTGTTGCCATTTTTGTTGGTATCTTCATCTACAGCGGTCGTAAATACGATGCAAATCAAGTGAAAAAGGAATCAGAAAGTGAGGAAAAAAAGTTACCTCAAACCGGATCTAACACTGTCGCGTCTTCCCTATAA
- a CDS encoding M28 family metallopeptidase, producing MAIQKSMLALAVLGGSLALINSTSAYASLGITPPANEEVWITTDADAQHIMTQHGATVYPSVTGNKHSIVAKINQKELAKLSSHMHEETHRCGGYMVHEDKASALKAAAMPLTMNTFEKPVISHQDTVNDLLAQVEPNNMVTTIENLTNFTNRFYTTSTGVAASDWLLDRWESEIKDVPYASARQITHAEYPQKSVEVTLLGTKYPEEIVVVGGHLDSTVGSWTSEGTISPGADDDASGIATVTESLRLMIASGIQPDKTIKFYGYAAEEVGLRGSQDVANALRDEQANVVSVLQLDMTNYNGSAHDITFITDYTDSNLTAYLSELIDTYANEISYGFDDCGYACSDHASWHNVGYPAAMPFESMFNDYNPSIHTQHDTLENSDPTATHATKFAKLAIAYLVETSLDSPVAGPAELQYDVPVEGLSAGYGEEQFFTVTTEYSGQLTVTMTGPRSGDADLYVKHNGTVSKASYDCRPYQNSSNEQCVLDMPAGEFNIMVRGYRNFNDVTIVANFVPDWL from the coding sequence ATGGCTATTCAAAAAAGCATGCTAGCTTTGGCTGTACTCGGAGGTTCTTTAGCCTTAATCAACAGTACTTCGGCTTACGCATCCCTAGGTATCACACCACCAGCGAACGAAGAAGTTTGGATCACCACCGATGCTGACGCACAGCATATAATGACTCAACATGGCGCAACAGTTTATCCAAGCGTGACCGGAAACAAGCATTCCATCGTCGCGAAAATCAACCAGAAAGAGCTGGCGAAACTATCCAGCCACATGCATGAAGAAACCCACCGTTGTGGTGGCTACATGGTGCACGAAGACAAAGCAAGTGCACTCAAAGCCGCAGCGATGCCACTGACAATGAACACCTTCGAAAAGCCGGTGATCAGCCATCAAGACACAGTGAACGATCTACTCGCTCAGGTCGAGCCGAACAACATGGTCACGACCATTGAAAATCTAACCAACTTCACTAACCGTTTTTATACTACTTCTACTGGTGTCGCTGCTTCAGATTGGCTTTTAGATCGTTGGGAATCAGAAATTAAAGACGTACCGTATGCGTCTGCACGCCAGATCACGCATGCCGAATACCCACAGAAATCCGTTGAAGTGACACTGCTTGGCACTAAATATCCTGAAGAGATCGTCGTTGTTGGTGGACACCTTGATTCGACCGTTGGATCTTGGACAAGCGAAGGCACCATCTCACCGGGAGCCGATGATGATGCGTCTGGTATTGCAACGGTAACAGAGTCGCTTCGCCTGATGATCGCCAGTGGCATTCAGCCAGACAAAACCATTAAGTTCTATGGTTATGCTGCAGAAGAAGTAGGGCTACGTGGTTCACAAGATGTCGCCAATGCATTAAGAGACGAACAAGCAAACGTTGTGTCGGTACTGCAATTAGACATGACCAACTACAACGGTTCAGCGCACGATATTACCTTCATCACAGACTATACCGACAGTAACTTAACCGCCTACTTGAGCGAGCTGATCGACACTTACGCTAATGAGATCAGTTACGGTTTCGATGATTGTGGCTATGCCTGTTCTGACCACGCTTCTTGGCACAATGTTGGCTACCCAGCCGCCATGCCATTCGAGAGCATGTTCAATGATTACAACCCAAGTATTCATACCCAGCACGACACGCTTGAGAACTCCGATCCTACGGCGACACACGCGACCAAGTTCGCCAAACTGGCCATTGCTTACCTTGTCGAAACCAGCCTTGATTCGCCCGTTGCAGGGCCAGCAGAACTTCAATATGACGTCCCTGTAGAAGGGCTATCCGCTGGTTACGGTGAAGAGCAATTCTTTACCGTAACAACGGAGTACTCTGGTCAGTTAACCGTAACCATGACAGGCCCTCGTAGTGGCGATGCCGACCTTTACGTGAAACACAATGGCACCGTATCGAAAGCAAGCTACGATTGTCGTCCATACCAGAACAGCAGCAACGAACAGTGTGTATTAGACATGCCAGCGGGGGAATTCAACATCATGGTGCGCGGCTACCGTAACTTTAACGATGTCACCATCGTCGCTAACTTTGTGCCGGATTGGCTGTAA